ATATGGGCGTCTATTTAAGAATGGCTTGCCTTGAATTTATATTGAAATGATAATTTCATTTTTAATTTCCTATTTATTGGGATCTATTCCCTTTGGAAAAATCGTCACCAAGCTTCTAACTGGAAAGGATATCACTAAAACTGGTTCTCAAAACATTGGAGCAACAAATGTATACAGAAGTGTATCTAAAAAAGCTGGTTTATCAGTATTAATCTTAGATGGAATTAAACCAATAATAGCTTTAGTCATAATTTCTTATTTTTTTAATGATTTTTATCAAAATTATAAATTCCTTTATTTCTTCATTACTATTGTTGGTCATATTTTTCCTATTTGGCTAATGTTTAAAGGTGGTAAAGGTGTTGCTTGTTTTTTTGGAGGCTTTTTGATTATCTCACCAATCCCTACTTTAATTTCGATGGCAGTTTGGATGGTAACTGTAAAAATAACAAAAATTTCTTCTCTTGGCGCATTGCTATCAATATTTCTTTTGACAAGTTATCAAATAGTTTCTAATTATGGCACTTTAAACAAGGTAACAATATTCGCTATCATGCTTTTAATATTTTGGAAGCATAGCGAAAATATAAAAAGACTTATACAAGGCAAAGAAAATAAGATTAATTTATAAATGAACTTACTAGTTGTTGAATCTCCGGCAAAAGCAAAAACTATTAATAAGTACCTAGGAAGTGACTTTGAAGTAATAGCCACTGTTGGACACTTTAGAGATTTAGCAAAAAAAGATGGGGTTCAAGTCAGTGAGGATCAAAATGACATCACTTTAAACTGGGAAACAACTTCTGCTGGTTTAAAAATGATCGATACTATTGAAAAAAAGGCTTCAGGATATGAACAGATTTATTTAGCAACAGACCCTGATCGTGAGGGAGAAGCTATTACATGGCATTTAATTAAATCCTTAGAAAAAAAAGTAGATAACAACAAGTTCAAGAGAATTACTTTTAATGAAATTACCA
The window above is part of the alpha proteobacterium HIMB59 genome. Proteins encoded here:
- a CDS encoding acyl-phosphate glycerol-3-phosphate acyltransferase (PFAM: Domain of unknown function (DUF205)~TIGRFAM: acyl-phosphate glycerol 3-phosphate acyltransferase), whose translation is MIISFLISYLLGSIPFGKIVTKLLTGKDITKTGSQNIGATNVYRSVSKKAGLSVLILDGIKPIIALVIISYFFNDFYQNYKFLYFFITIVGHIFPIWLMFKGGKGVACFFGGFLIISPIPTLISMAVWMVTVKITKISSLGALLSIFLLTSYQIVSNYGTLNKVTIFAIMLLIFWKHSENIKRLIQGKENKINL